One segment of Hippopotamus amphibius kiboko isolate mHipAmp2 chromosome 2, mHipAmp2.hap2, whole genome shotgun sequence DNA contains the following:
- the LOC130844502 gene encoding proline-rich protein HaeIII subfamily 1-like, with translation MDKGPEPESPGQERRVGGPASPREGLRHRSLAGRGGRADAQQAEPRRPAPPAQARDPRAGRDAGRAAPRAGPALRGPQQPGRPGQASPAASRGRTDPGRGAPPARPTPRPPAGPPRSPEAPRVFPRQHVASREPAAPTSPGKPHSGLPPIGSLNDSVRLRPLLIGREPGSPAGRGSGA, from the exons ATGGACAAAGGACCTGAGCCTGAGTCACCAGGCCAG GAGCGACGCGTGGGAGGCCCGGCCTCACCCAGGGAAGGACTGAGGCATCGGTCACTCGCGGGTCGCGGCGGCCGGGCCGACGCCCAGCAGGCCGAGCCCCGTCGCCCAGCGCCACCCGCTCAGGCCCGAGACCCCCGCGCAGGGCGAGACGCGGGCCGGGCGGCGCCCAGGGCCGGGCCTGCGCTCCGCGGGCCCCAGCAGCCGGGCCGCCCCGGCCAGGCGTCCCCCGCCGCCAGCCGAGGGCGGACAGACCCCGGCCGCGGGGCCCCGCCAGCCCGCCCAACCCCGCGACCCCCAGCAGGGCCCCCGAGATCACCTGAAGCCCCGCGAGTCTTCCCACGCCAGCACGTGGCGTCTAGGGAGCCGGCTGCTCCTACAAGCCCGGGCAAGCCCCACTCCGGCCTGCCGCCTATTGGCTCGCTGAACGACAGTGTCCGCCTAAGGCCTCTTCTGATTGGCCGGGAGCCTGGCTCTCCCGCGGGCCGGGGCTCGGGAGCATAA
- the AEN gene encoding apoptosis-enhancing nuclease translates to MVPREAPESAQCLCPSLASPSAKDVLRRKHKRKSRQHQRFMARKALLQEQGLLSTCLEPGSSPQPMPSRAAPGTEAASSVRQRPRAESGGAPCSRKPTPRESAGPLPSKCVAIDCEMVGTGPRGRVSELARCSVVSYYGEVLYDKYIRPEMPIVDYRTRWSGITRQHMRKAIPFQVAQKEILKLLKGKLLVGHALHNDFQALKYVHPRGQTRDTTYVPNLLSQPGLHTRTRVSLKDLALQLLHKKIQVGQHGHSSVEDAVTAMELYRLVEVQWEQQEAGSLRPHPEDREPDSSTDMEQYMEDQYWPEDLAQGTSRGMGEALGRRE, encoded by the exons ATGGTACCCCGGGAAGCTCCTGAGTCTGCCCAGTGCCTGTGCCCTTCCTTGGCCAGCCCGAGTGCCAAGGATGTGCTGcggaggaaacacaagaggaaGAGCCGACAGCACCAGCGGTTCATGGCACGGAAGGCCTTGCTACAGGAGCAGGGGCTGCTGAGCACATGCCTGGAGCCAGGATCCTCCCCACAGCCCATGCCGTCACGGGCAGCGCCCGGCACGGAAGCCGCCAGCAGTGTGAGGCAGCGTCCAAGGGCTGAATCTGGAGGTGCCCCGTGCAGCAGAAAGCCCACCCCCAGGGAATCTGCTGGGCCATTGCCCAGCAAGTGCGTGGCTATCGACTGTGAGATGGTGGGCACAGGACCCCGAGGGCGGGTGAGTGAGCTGGCCCGCTGCTCTGTGGTGAGTTACTACGGCGAGGTCCTCTACGACAAGTACATCCGGCCTGAGATGCCCATCGTGGACTACCGCACTCGCTGGAGTGGCATCACCCGGCAGCACATGCGCAAGGCCATCCCCTTCCAGGTGGCCCAGAAAGAG ATCCTCAAGCTCCTGAAGGGCAAGCTGCTGGTGGGGCACGCTCTGCACAATGACTTCCAGGCCCTCAAGTACGTCCACCCTCGGGGCCAGACCCGGGATACCACTTACGTCCCCAACCTCCTCAGCCAGCCCGGCCTTCACACCCGGACCCGCGTCTCTCTCAAGGACCTGGCCCTGCAGCTGCTGCACAAAAAAATCCAG GTGGGCCAGCACGGGCACTCGTCAGTGGAAGACGCCGTGACGGCCATGGAGCTCTACCGGCTGGTGGAGGTGCAGTGGGAACAGCAGGAGGCCGGCAGCCTCCGGCCCCACCCTGAGGACAGAGAACCTGACAGCAGCACGGACATGGAGCAGTACATGGAGGACCAGTACTGGCCAGAGGACCTGGCCCAGGGCACCAGCAGAGGAATGGGGGAGGCGCTGGGcagaagggagtga